Proteins encoded within one genomic window of Drosophila willistoni isolate 14030-0811.24 chromosome XL unlocalized genomic scaffold, UCI_dwil_1.1 Seg141, whole genome shotgun sequence:
- the LOC6638061 gene encoding YEATS domain-containing protein 4, with amino-acid sequence MSYTNLMQHQSVMDGCQRVSCNRSYSTTGGGALMGGGVGQRVVISKEFAIGCKLEQKDCYQPQVVERTWCVYIRELDNVDMGCYVRRVSFRMSPRLPLRLHVADASPFEITEVLDTDFPIEMQVEYSDVKMTPTTYIYQPKGILNGKHCLDIRHDFKGEEHKDRMAFVNPSESMRLSLTTPTPPKVQTSHEQRGGELLLPIKKEKGKVKTQKPQQPKWRLNIRGPLLPPLDKD; translated from the coding sequence ATGAGCTATACGAACTTGATGCAACATCAGAGTGTGATGGATGGCTGCCAGAGGGTCAGTTGCAATCGATCCTACTCGACTACGGGAGGCGGCGCTCTGATGGGCGGCGGTGTGGGGCAGCGTGTGGTGATCAGCAAGGAATTCGCCATTGGATGCAAACTGGAGCAAAAGGATTGTTACCAGCCGCAGGTGGTAGAACGAACCTGGTGTGTCTATATACGGGAGCTGGACAATGTGGATATGGGTTGTTATGTGAGACGTGTTAGCTTTCGGATGTCACCGCGTCTCCCATTGCGTTTGCATGTGGCCGATGCCTCGCCTTTCGAGATAACCGAAGTGCTGGACACGGATTTCCCGATTGAGATGCAAGTGGAATATTCGGATGTGAAAATGACGCCaacaacatatatatatcagCCGAAGGGTATATTGAATGGTAAACATTGTTTGGATATCAGACATGATTTCAAGGGCGAAGAGCATAAGGATCGTATGGCTTTTGTTAATCCATCGGAGAGTATGAGATTAAGTTTGACCACACCAACACCGCCAAAGGTTCAAACCAGCCATGAGCAGAGAGGGGGGGAGTTGTTGCTGCCGATAAAGAAGGAAAAGGGTAAGGTAAAGACACAGAAACCGCAACAACCCAAATGGCGTCTAAATATACGTGGCCCATTGTTGCCCCCTTTGGATAAGGATTAA